TCAGCTAATTAATTtaaagagaagaaattcCCTCTAAGAAAAGAAGCGAGAAGAACTTCAGGTCACCTACAGGGACGACGTGCTTGCGTACCGATGTAACGATGTCAAAATGGGTTCATCCTTATGAAACATTGCGGTCCGAATCGGTCATGGTGCTGAATAAAGATGTGGAGCATCATGACGAGAGAGATTTCCAACATCCCCATCAGTTCCATTATTAATTTGTAGAATGGTCAAGACTCGTTGACGATTGAACCTTGCACATCATCAACCGTCGGTCAGTTGCCCCGAAGGTTGAACCCTGGGTTTgttccctttccttcgtCGGTTGTCGGTTTGGAAAGTCTTCCGTGTAATTATCAACAGAAATACTGGGGGCCGCATTCGGTTGGTTCATATGTAAGTTACCCGTTATCTCCTTGCAATCTGATAAGTGTATTCGTTTTACCAAAGACAGTTCGTTCGTTGCCCACCACCCTCGCGCGGCTTCGCTGGTCTTCATTTCAGGAACCCAGCAAATAtatgttacgtaatactTTGACGCGACGGATCTGGTGCGGTGCACCTTACGCGGGGAACGAAGAAAGCACTGCAGCTGCTCGAAGTGTTTGATGCTGACTGCTTTCGGTTGCGAACAACTTTTCATCTTCGACACTTTTCCTTCACATCCATACTACGTCCACTAACAGCACAGTCTCAACAGCGACAATCGCAATCACTCTCCAACAGGTTTCGAACCATCCTGAAAGAGTTTCCTGAAACGCGTTTCTTATCCCGCCAGACAAAACTACAGCGAGCAAAATCCACCATGTCAACGCTTGCAATGGGCAAGGGTCTGATAGACCCAAGATACTGTTGCTGTGGTGAGCATCGTATTTTAGGGAAGATGAACGGAGTGAGAATTGACTGTGTTTCTTAGCCGTACCTCTGGTTAACGCAGGTATCTACACAGTTTTAGGAGAACAGGCAGTGCGTGACGATGTCGCTATGCGGCAATGCAAACACTAACGTTGCTTAGGTGCTCGGTGCTGCCATAGGTATTGTGGTTTTCGCGACCCCCGACAGTCAGCTCGTTTTCTTCTATGTCCCAATGTCAATATTGACATGCTATAGTTGTTGGTGCATCCTTCCCCACTTTTGGTGGCGATATATTTGCCGTTATTTGCTTCATTGTTGCAGCTTTCCAACCTATAGGTTTTATTGGGGTATTAAGAGTAGGTACCATGCGTTTCATTGGAAAAGCTGGCTGACTCGTAAGTAAGGAAAAAACATCAACATTCAAAATGTACACTCTTTTGAATGCCCTTGGTATCTTAGCAGCTCTGATATGCTCTGCTGCTCTCATTATCACATCGGCACTCAGACATGATACTGCTGTGACGGACTGCGAGGTGAGATTAATGTGTATTTTTGACCGACTGAAAGACTGATTTTCCCAAAGTACAAGTTTTTTTCCGATGCGGGgaactcttcttcaaccgcAAACGAGACACTCGCTAGCGAGGGCCAAGCGCTGTGCAGCGCATTTGCCTGGGCGGATGTTGGAATTATGGGCGGATTATGGGTCATTTTATTGATTGTTCAAGGATACTTCGTGTAGTACGACTGTTGATCAATCCAGCACTTCACCGCTGACTCCCTACAGCCTCACTCGAGTATACTCCGCCTCTCAAGTATCAGACCACAAACTATACCACTCCGTTTACTCCGAGAATCCCGAAGCCTTCACAATGTCTGTTCTTCGATCCAGCCGCTACAATCCCGGATCCGTTTATAACACCATGCCTGGCCCAGATGCCGACGCGTGGGACGCGAGACCGAGTATGGACTCTGTGCGAGATGTACCTGCACTTCACGGAGGATACCCGGATGACTCACAGCCATTGCATTACGAGGATAACTATGGTAAACCACAAAACTACCCTCCCGACTATGAACTACATCCCCTCGCTGGGCAACAAGGCGGGCAGTATGCGTTCGCAACTCCTGGTGGAGGGTATGTTGATCACCCAGCAGAAACGAGAACACGGCAAGAGGAGGGTGCGCCAATGGCCAATCAGTATTCTGGAGATCAAGGTCTTGGATATACTGGTGTTGGGACGGGTTTAAGAAGACCAGAAGAGATGCAGAATCATCCAGGTGTACATTATTGATGTCCGCGGTATGATGATCGGATAGTGTTGATTCTTTTAACACCCTAGGGTTTATTTGGGAGAACGATACCTAAGAATGTCTATTGATGGAAGTAGGGTTCACAAGAAATGTGTGTAACATTCGCAATTTCTAGATATGACTTGACGAACCATGTACTGTTTGATACCCCGATACAACATATACCCAAATGATACGTCTTTACAACTTTCACCCCACCATGTTTCTCAGACAAGGCCAGCCCGAAGCATCACTCTTCCAAAATCTTCAAAAGTAAGTCCTCTGCCCTCATGTTGACTTGAGAAAAGCGTCACCATGTCCGTGACCTACACATACATCAGTAACTATCCGCAAGGCCAAGCGCCATGAttcacctcttcatcactccACATCTCACCGAGCTTCCTGACCAGCTCTTTCACTTCGTTTCGCCCTAAAATATCCGCCCCAAACTTCTTCTGTTTCTCTGAAGGTTTAAGCATATCCCAGATATCTTTGACCATCGCCCTCTGATTTGAGGAAAGATTTATCTGGCCCTCGATCGTACCCTTGCCTTTTGCCCACGTTTTCCGTGACTTGTTTCCTGCCTTCTTGGAGCAGCTTTTACTAGGCGTACCTCCATATGAGGACTGCGATAATGAGGTCAGGACAGACTCGGCGTCGGAAGGCTGGAaggcatcttcatcatcatcgccgTCGTCACTACCCAATTCCAcattttccctttcttctccatcatctgGATCCATAAGTGCTGCGCACACCGCTCTGAAGTCTTTAAGTTCTACCCCGACTGCGTCTTCTTTATCTAGACTGTGCTTATCGCTACTTTCATCCCATCCCATCGCGGAGGCACGGAAGACTTGGAGCACATCCTCGTCTGAAGGAAGCCCAAGGGAGGTCAACAGGGTGGGCAGAAGATAGAGAGGAACAAGCCTGGTGGCTGTCTGTGGCGAATAATGGGAGGACGAATGGTGCTTCGAAATTTTTAAAGGTTCTGATACAACGCGGTCTTGATATCCGTTGTCGGTGACGAAACCGCCAGCATCGTCATCGGGAAGGAATCCGCCTTGATCGTTGTCGGGGACAAATCCTCCAGCGTGATCATCCATGACAAATCcccctccatcatcttccgctACGAATCCTCCATCAGTATCCTGTGAAAAAGGCACTCTgccaccaccttcctccatGAGCGCTTCCCCGCCACTTTCATCTACAATACCACCGTCTTCAGCGTCCGAGACGTCCACCGCTTTTCCATTCGCAATTTTCCgtctttttctcttatcATCACCTTTTGTTGTTCTGACACCTTTTTCAAATGCTCTATCAATTGATCGTCGCTGCTTGAGGCTGAGAGCCAGAAACTCGGGGTCCGCATCTTTGAAGTCAACGGCGTCGGCGGGAACTGGGTGGCGCGAAggagctgctgctgctcgcCGCGGTCTGCCGGACTACGGGCAAGTGAGTTTGGATGAGGTTATaggagatgggaatgggcTCACCATGGTGCCTCTGCCAGCCTGTTGTTCAAGTTGGAGATGAAAATGCATAACAAACCGACTTGACTGGCGTTCTCGGCGGGCTGAACTTGCTCGATAGAAACGTCAACAAATAGCTGACGTAAACCTTCAatacatcatcatcatcatatttttatttttccaCCGCCGGCGGCGGGCGGCCGATGCCATCATACGTCAGgtcattcattcatcatgCATTTCCCGTCATCTTTCATTCTTTTATTATAAAAGAACTGGAAAGATTTCGACAAGCTATCTCAACGACCTCCTGGCTTCGTTATACATCGTCGATCCACATATATCCTCTCAAATCCAACTTGATGCGATAGTGCAACTATCGTACCACACTGAACGTCATTAACTCACCAAACCAACCACAATTCCAGCCAGCCTTCTCGATTTCCTCCTACTGCCACATCGATTAAGTTATCTGCCTTCGAAAGATCGTTTGCTGGCATCGTTTCTGTCCTCTTCCAGGTCACCCAGATATGTCACCCGTCCTTTCAGCCTTGATGCCATTCCTCATCACACGGATGATATCGTGCGATCACTTTCGACATCCAGCTCCTCACCATATGAatcccctcttctctttgaaTGAGGCCATATGATGCTTCCCATTACAATAATTTACTATCCTGACTAGACCCGATCTATCACCCCGCCTGCAGCAGCATAGTATCCTCAGGAATGAACGCCTCGGTTACTCCATTGTCTCCAACCCTATCAGTGGGATGCTAGGAGCACAAACAAGCCAATAATCTGAGGCAACGGCATCCAGATATGATCAGCAACCCGTCTGTTGGTCTCAGTGGATGCAAAAATATAGGCCAGACAAGCAATGGGAAGGGCACGGGAAAAGACGTAAAGGCAGGGGGAGACAAATGGCGGCGAATGGCGGCTCACAGACCCAAAATCTTGTCAGCCAAAATGATTTATATCATCTATTCAGACCCATTCTGTTGACGGATTTGTGATTGATAAAAATTTTTGATCACCAATTGTATATCCCCCATAATCTCTATCAAGTATCTTTCCCTGGCGATTATCGGTGCCCATTCTAGCCGTACTACCGACAGGTTCAAGGCTGCCGACAGGTGATTAATTATACCATGGCATCAACTGCTTCTTGAAACCCACTTCCATTAAATCAATGAAATCTTAAACAAGTTGGGTACGAATCTGATTGAGGTAGGGCATAAGTTTGAAGTGGATGTTGAACAGTGGGTTGAATTAACTTGCCGTAAGCTGCATGGGAATTGTATTTGTTACCATTTTGGTAGCTGGATTTATAAAGCGACAATTGCTTTGGATACAGTTCGAGGCCATCCGTTTCATTTATTTCAGGCTCAAGGAAGCCTTCATCATAAAATGTGTCAATAGGTGGCAACGCTGTCAATTTCTTTCTACGTGAAACAGGGAGTGTTTTCCCAACAAAGCAGAAAACTGTTCAAGTCATCCCCAAGCCGCTCGACGTCATCTGTGAAACGCCAGATGtcgaaggaaagagggggaaaagaagacgaggaagaaacaTGAGGACAAACAGCAAGATGCAGAGACGCAAGAGAATATCCACACAGCAAGAATCAAGACATCATTGAGTGACTCGCTTAATAAACTAACTGGAATGATCGCAATGGTCAACAATTGTATCTCAAGGCAAGCAAAATAAATTCGCACAAGCGAACGAaacctccctcctcttcttaGGTCTCCAAATCTCGGACAATGGGGTATCCATCAATCCTGAGACAAATAAAGCCATCCAAGAATCTCCTTGTCCCAGGTCTCCCAAAGAATTTCGCTCCCTCATCCGTCTCGTCAGTTATTATAGGCGCTTTGTCAAAAGTTTCTCCAAAGTCGCCGCTCCATCACATCACTCACCAAGAAAATCCAAGCCTTCATCAAGGAAGGGCGATGTTCAACAACCAAcgcgtttttttttctaaATCCTCCAGCAACAACTTAtctcctttcccattcTGGCTCATTATGATTGAGCCCGCGAAACCATTCTTAAGACTGTTGCTACAAAGTTAACTGAAAGTGGGCGGAGAGTGAATGACATAAACCGCCCTTGCCAAATTCCTTGAAGGTGACCGACAAATTTCTGATGTCCATATAAGGACGTGATAATGATGAAATGCTTAGAAAACCGGAGAGAATCTCTTCGTTAAAAAGATCaagccatcatcatccacccGCTCATTAAACTAACCGAAGCCATCGCTATGAGCAACGACAAAGCTACGGAAAGAGGGACGGAGGAGACTGGACGACGTCAACGTCGCTGCGACGTTGCTTGAAGGTGACCATCAACTTTCCCATGCACATAACAAGTCGATATTGAGGAAATGCTTAGAATAATGGGATAATTTAGATGATATGACGGTACGGCCAAAGATCCAAGTAGCTTTAATGGGCTTGTGTGAAGgaccatcatcatgaaTAGGGTGTTaaaatgaggaaggaagagagtgtTGTACGATACAGCAGCACCTGTATACGTACAGTAAATATTCCAATCCGCCTAAAATCTGGTTGACCAAAGTCGAATGAAATGCAGAAAAGGATTATTACTTACATAGATTAATAGCCATTATGAAACAAAATtgaagacaagaagataGACTGCTTAATACTTCGGCTCCTTTCAATGATGCTGTGGCCGCCTTCCCCTCCCATTGTTGTATAAGAGAGTGACCCAGTCGCATGTccaagaaaagaagtgATGATGCATGATATATGATGAAGGGATCTCAAAATATATACTAGACAGTAAAAGAGGTCTGGGCATACATCgtgccgaagaagaacatGTCAGGGGGCTATCTCTTCTGGCGATAGCCTTCAACAGGTTAGGGACAACAAATGATCCGAGGGCCTCTTCAAATAGACAGCCAGATCAATGCCGGAAGATGATAGCTTTAAGTAGACGAAGAATACTTGGAGAGGACAACAATAGTGGATCGACAAGTATCTAAAACTATGGAAAACTACTGTCTTATATACCTTTCATCTCAAGCTCTGCTGACTCATCTTTCGCACGCCAGCCAGTTCTACATCTGTTTGCGTTGCCGAAACCcggtggcgaggaaggtggtggaaggtTGTCGATCTCTCTATCTCTGTATATCTCTCGGGGTTCGGTGAGAAAAGGCCGCGGCCGTAAACGAAGGGGTATGCTCGGACGCGGACTGAagtgggatgaagaagggttaCTGTCATAATCGTGctgacaagaagaagaggaggttttGTGGAAGTGATCCTCAGTCTTAGATGAGGAGTTTGATGTAAAGGTGGAGGGAAATCAAGAGGTTAGTGGCGACAGCCACGTGACACTTGTCCACTCACTCACTAGCTCCGTCTCCTTCCTGGGCCATTTCTCTATTTGAatcatcctcgtccacccCTTCGACAGCGTCTAAGTCGTCAGGATCTACCTCCCTAGCTCTCTCTCCGCCACGAAGATCTTATAACATATTGTGTAGTACCGTACAAGCCGCGAAAATCTTGGGTTGAGTCGGCATGGGGTACTCAATGTCACTTGCTAGGATCTTGAATCTTCGCTTCAACACGCCAAATATACGCTCAATATAGTTCCTGAGCGACGCATGCTTTCGATTGAAAAGCTCTTGCTTATTTGACGGTTCTCTAACAAATGACCATTTTTTGTCAGTTGAGAGTATAATATTTGAAAGATCGAGAATATATACATACCTCCTCCCAGTCCTTCTCCATACCTCAGTGTGATACAGGACTCCCCGGTAGGGAGTCAGAACAGCGTCACAATTTGGATACCCTAGGTCTCCGAGGTAATAACGACCTGCAGGGCATGTGAGACCAAAGTGCAACTTGGCCTCACGGAAAACTCGTGAGTCATGCGCTGAGCCACTGAAGCCCGGCAGAAGGTAGATGAACTTGAAATTGAAATCGCAAATTGCGAGGACGTTGGTGGTTATAACGCCTTTCCGATTACGATTTTCATCTGCAAAGAGGGCGGGGACTCTAATAGGAATGTGAGTGCCATCAATGGCTCCCACGGCTCCTTCGAAGCCCTTGTATCGTTCTTGGATCAGTGGATGGACTGGGGTGTCCGAAGTTGGCATTTTGACCCATTGGTTGTATACCCCAGGGACAGTCAATCCTGTGATCACTGTGTGGAGTATTGGACTGGAGTTTCCTCAACACCGGCGTACTAACAGACTCGGAGAGCAGTGCACAGAAtaatgatgaggaaagaccagaaaaCTATGAAAGGAAAATTGAATTATATATGGGTATAGGATCCGATTGGATTACGTAGTCTAAGTCTCTAAACGAGTTACACGCAAACGACTAACTCCGTCATGGAGAGCCCTATTATCTCAGTCAGGTTGCCTTCTTTGTTCGCAAGCAGTGGTTCGAATGAACCGAAGGATTGTTTATCCTGTTACCATGTCCTGAGATCCTAAAAACTCCTAGAGTAGATTGTTATGATAGTCCTCTTGGTGTACGGCTTTTTCCTGGAGAGTGTCGTCAATCCCTGAGTAGAAGTATTGTTTGGTGGACCTTTCTGTCCAAGAAGCGCTTGGAAGCACTAGGAACTCGCTTTGGCAAGCAGGGCGCAGAGCGCCGCCAATTCCACTTGCTGGAAGGTTCAAGGGGGTGGAGGATCTATGCAATGGCTTGTTGGACAATTAACTCACTCCAGTGGACGAAAATGGGCAGATACGATGGTCCAGTTTCCATTCTGCCAAACTGACACGAGCCTCTCAAACTCTCTCGACACAGCCACACCGGCAAACAATCGAGAGGAAACAATCTGAGAGGCCTCTCGATTGCTTTCCCAGTCGCAGCCAAAGCCAGCAACCATCTTAAAGAGTTATAGTCATCCTAACATGGCCAACTATGGGCTAACGTGGGGAAAATCGACAAAGCCACAAGTAGATGTTTCTCTTGGAGCTCCTGCCGGAGGGTCTTAGGCCGTCGTTTCTGATGACTTCTATTAGTACTAAATTTCTAAACACAAAAAGACTCACTCGTATCAGATGCGCAAAGAAATTATAACTGGCGATGTAAAAGGCTTAACATCATAGAATTACCATCAGATAAATGCAGTTGAATCGTGTAGTCTGAGGCAATTTTCATCAGAATGTGCCTTCTTTAAACCGACCAATCTAAGGTCTGATTTGTCTTTCAAGCAGATTTCCCCAGATCAGCCATCGTTAGCTTTTCACAGGCCTGAGAAACCCTGTTTAACGTCAGTATTCACAGCAGGcggttgatgatgaaaagtgACCTAATGAGTTTTCATCCTTGGTTTACATTTGGCCGGGTCATCAATATCACATGGGTCCGTGAATGTTGACGGGAAGGTTTCTAATAATCATTTGTTTCACGTGAATAGGACGAAATTGGCGTAAGTTACCGCCGACTGAAACAATGAAGACAGCGTCAATAGGCGACAAATCATTATCCTCTCGTGAACAGAAGCAATAAAGACGCTTTGGGAAAAGCTGATCGCTGTCATTGAGAATAGACTTCGAAAGaacttttttcttttttcaaGTCCTCGAAATATTTTGACGGCACTCGGACGGATCCTCCCAGAGCTGTGACCCCTTTAGATACGTCCCCAGTATACGAAAAGCAAATAAGAACGGATGACCGGACTTACACCATGAGAGCTGCCATGGCATGCTTCAATATTCCCGCCTCTGACTGGCAGGGAAATCCAAGAATTCATTAGCGAATGCCAAACTGCTTGCAGGTTTTTTCGTTATAAGTGGTGAAAATAATATGGAAAGAAGCGAGACATGTTaagttgttgttgtgaGTTACTAACGAGGACGTGTGAACAGCTGCAGGTATGACGCATAGGGACGTTGTAGTGGAAACACCGACCGAGCCTCCTTACTGCTGTGTTAATATTTTGTAAGTAATTTTATTAACATCCACCATTCGATGCGGTACTCGGAAAAGGCCGatcgatgacgatgagcgAGCAAGACGATTTCTTTACACAGATGTGCCACTTTGAACCGATCGAAATTCTTTGTAGGCGGCATAGTGTAGTAGTACCAGTACTTCTCCAACACGTCTACTACCATTAGCAATCAATACATCTCAGAATGTCACCAGCTAAACCTGCATGGCTCCCTATCCTTGAGCAGCAGCTCAAAGAGAACCCCAAGTGTCTCGGTACGTCCCCATCAATGTTCAAACTCTCTCCATCGGAATCGACTCTGATCATCGAGCAGCCTATGCTTTTTCCACTTTATCCCAGGAGGGTACCCCCAAGGTCAGGCATGTAATCCACAGAGGGTGTGAGTCACACATTACAGGCACTACACCGATAATTCATCCAGGCTGTAGTTACGCCGTCTAGTCTTCTTCTGACAACCACTGATACCCGAATGGATAAACCCGCCCACCTCTCTCACTCCTCAACCATCGAGCTTGCTTGGTGGCTATCCTCTACCAATGTCCAATTCCGCATTACAGGTCAAGCCTATACTATCCCTCTCACCATGTCTCTCTCTGACAAGGAGTTTAACAGAGTCATCGATGGGCTCAAGGTTACGGGCACAGAAGAAAGTCAGAAAGAAtggtgggaagggaagaggaacgaGCTGTGGCAAGGGGTCAATGGTCGCTTACGTGCAGGGTTTGGAAGGCCATCTCCCGGAAAGAGGCttgaggaagttgaggaCTCCAGCAAGTGGCCGGAAACCATTCCCGCCAAATCGGTGAGTCAACCATTCATGGTCATAGATATTTCCTCATAGAATTCTGTAGGATGATCCGGAAGGCCAAAAGCTTGTAGAAACAGCGTATAACCACTTCGCCATCGTGGCCATTCGTCCTGAAGCAGTTGAGTTCTTAGAACTCCAACCAATCCCTAATCGCAGGACTCAGTGGAGGTGGACAAAGAACCCAGATATCGAAGATAGTGGAAGCTGGGAGGAGGTCAAAGTAGCTCCTTAGGCTTCTGTTTTTCATATGATGCATTGTACTCAAACAATAGTAGCAACTTCTGTATTGACAATGTCCTCCAATTTCATGTTCTCCGCGCCCTCGGGAATAACACCCGCCTTTCTTAACACTGCCAAAGTCCCCTTTACAACATCCTCCTTGACTTCTGCCAGCCGTTGCTCCCATTCTACACTTTGAAGCCACTCTGCAAcgtcttctttcttgtGCCCGAAGAAGTTGTGTACGAATTCAATGTCCTCGGAGGTGCGCGCTTCGGGGGAGTTGAAATGCTGCACATACGGCTGAAGGGAAGCAAGGAAAGGCTTGATGGTGGAAGACGGGACAGAAGGGGAAGCAGCGATGTGCCAACAAGGCCAAGGGGCTGAGAACTATCAGCATAGCCCTCACACGTCATCATGTAACATACTATAGACGGAACCGATGAAGCGAACCTCACCAGAGTCCACGTAGGGCTTAGTGGTGAACCATTCCCAAAGGAAGACAGAAGCTATTTGACATCAGCATATAATGTTTCGCTTGGCACATATCCTTACTTTCGCCAGAGTTGACAGAGTCCCGGAGAGGTTTGAACTGCCCGTTCACTGAAAAATATAAGCT
This region of Cryptococcus neoformans var. neoformans B-3501A chromosome 10, whole genome shotgun sequence genomic DNA includes:
- a CDS encoding hypothetical protein (Match to EST gb|CF185301.1|CF185301) — encoded protein: MHFHLQLEQQAGRGTMSGRPRRAAAAPSRHPVPADAVDFKDADPEFLALSLKQRRSIDRAFEKGVRTTKGDDKRKRRKIANGKAVDVSDAEDGGIVDESGGEALMEEGGGRVPFSQDTDGGFVAEDDGGGFVMDDHAGGFVPDNDQGGFLPDDDAGGFVTDNGYQDRVVSEPLKISKHHSSSHYSPQTATRLVPLYLLPTLLTSLGLPSDEDVLQVFRASAMGWDESSDKHSLDKEDAVGVELKDFRAVCAALMDPDDGEERENVELGSDDGDDDEDAFQPSDAESVLTSLSQSSYGGTPSKSCSKKAGNKSRKTWAKGKGTIEGQINLSSNQRAMVKDIWDMLKPSEKQKKFGADILGRNEVKELVRKLGEMWSDEEVTDMVTLFSSQHEGRGLTFEDFGRVMLRAGLV
- a CDS encoding hypothetical protein (Match to ESTs gb|CF189622.1|CF189622, gb|CF189621.1|CF189621), translating into MSTKLRVGWHREHFLSPLLQFVEKDKGETVELIECPGGTGEMQVKLKNGEIDLCIGKPGTLSRRIVNNSLKRLPTLSLRVWQTARRLTRLSGDILRLPCDDDLKGTTFGISRLGRQWLSSYGLSLIIAAKMVRRGAAKVQGYVIIFCWIVQSLYFSVNGQFKPLRDSVNSGETSVFLWEWFTTKPYVDSGEVRFIGSVYTPWPCWHIAASPSVPSSTIKPFLASLQPYVQHFNSPEARTSEDIEFVHNFFGHKKEDVAEWLQSVEWEQRLAEVKEDVVKGTLAVLRKAGVIPEGAENMKLEDIVNTEVATIV